From Diaminobutyricibacter sp. McL0608, one genomic window encodes:
- a CDS encoding YciI family protein, whose product MAEEYIVLIREPEWDPSKVSEEDWKAETAAHAAFAQAVQEAGAQILGGDALMPTATAVKITPGRDGGPAVFTDGPFTETREYVTGYYKIGVRDAAQARELAALVPTGGWVELFPVMDTNSM is encoded by the coding sequence ATGGCCGAAGAGTACATTGTCCTGATCCGTGAACCGGAATGGGACCCGTCGAAGGTGTCAGAAGAGGACTGGAAAGCCGAAACGGCTGCCCACGCGGCATTCGCGCAGGCGGTGCAGGAGGCAGGGGCGCAGATCCTCGGCGGCGATGCCCTGATGCCGACGGCGACCGCCGTGAAGATCACACCCGGGCGTGACGGGGGTCCCGCCGTCTTCACCGACGGCCCGTTCACAGAGACGCGCGAGTATGTGACCGGGTACTACAAGATCGGTGTCCGCGACGCGGCACAGGCCCGTGAACTCGCGGCCCTGGTACCGACCGGCGGCTGGGTGGAGCTCTTCCCGGTCATGGACACCAACTCGATGTAG
- a CDS encoding RNA polymerase sigma factor, whose translation MTTELESAFRQDWPIILGAVVRYTGDLQLAEDSVQEAFVRALAAAADGAVMSNPSAWITAVARRIAIDTIRKGQTLTRSLPALATEALRSNETAMPDEPFTFTGDERLELILLVCHPDLAEEARVAMALRFVCGVGTRDIAAAFLVSEPTMAARITRAKKRIHDSETRFAFDDETAVAARVPDALTTLYLLYTVGHAAPAGSPLSTIEFRRDAIALARDLVRLAPSDPEASGLLALLLLTEARQGTRFDADGELRSLEEADRTLWDRGSIDEGVELATRSLAGRGRFALQAGIAGLHALAPTWRATDWTMVARLYDRLVEVWPSPSAQLSRIVARGYSDDIGPEVALAELDALGDDLGPQLRGQAAAVRGDLLRRLGDREPAVAAYREAIAAEPNDRVRRFLERRVAELGG comes from the coding sequence GTGACCACCGAGCTCGAGAGCGCCTTCCGCCAGGACTGGCCGATCATCCTCGGTGCCGTCGTCCGTTACACCGGCGATCTTCAGCTCGCAGAGGACTCCGTGCAGGAGGCGTTCGTGCGCGCGCTGGCTGCGGCCGCCGACGGTGCGGTGATGAGCAACCCGTCGGCGTGGATCACCGCGGTGGCGCGTCGTATCGCGATCGACACCATCCGCAAAGGGCAGACGCTGACCCGCTCGCTGCCCGCCCTCGCGACGGAAGCTCTCCGCTCGAACGAGACGGCCATGCCCGACGAACCTTTCACCTTCACCGGCGACGAGCGCCTGGAACTGATCCTGCTCGTCTGCCATCCCGATCTCGCCGAGGAGGCGCGCGTCGCGATGGCACTCCGGTTCGTCTGCGGGGTCGGCACCCGCGACATCGCGGCGGCTTTCCTGGTGTCGGAGCCCACCATGGCCGCCCGGATCACGCGCGCGAAGAAGCGCATCCACGACTCCGAGACGCGCTTCGCGTTCGACGATGAGACTGCCGTCGCCGCTCGCGTCCCCGACGCGCTCACGACGCTGTACCTGCTCTATACGGTCGGCCACGCTGCGCCTGCGGGGAGCCCCCTGTCGACGATCGAGTTCCGACGGGATGCGATCGCGCTGGCCCGGGACCTCGTGCGCCTCGCCCCCTCGGATCCGGAGGCCTCCGGACTGCTCGCCCTTCTCCTCCTCACGGAGGCGCGACAGGGAACGCGGTTCGACGCGGATGGTGAACTGCGGTCGCTGGAGGAGGCCGACCGCACGCTGTGGGACAGGGGCTCGATCGACGAAGGGGTGGAACTGGCGACGCGTTCGCTCGCAGGTCGTGGCCGCTTCGCGCTGCAGGCGGGGATCGCAGGGCTCCACGCGCTCGCGCCGACCTGGCGGGCCACCGACTGGACGATGGTCGCGCGACTGTACGACCGGCTCGTCGAGGTGTGGCCTTCGCCATCGGCGCAGCTCAGCAGAATCGTCGCCCGCGGCTACAGCGACGACATCGGTCCCGAGGTGGCGCTGGCCGAACTCGACGCGCTCGGTGACGATCTCGGTCCGCAGCTGCGCGGTCAGGCCGCAGCGGTCCGGGGCGACCTCCTCCGGCGCCTGGGTGACCGCGAGCCGGCCGTCGCCGCATACCGCGAGGCGATCGCGGCGGAGCCGAACGACCGGGTACGCCGATTCCTCGAACGCAGGGTCGCGGAGCTGGGCGGCTGA
- a CDS encoding MFS transporter has translation MTGPIVASTPVDAGRGPGETRPALRRAGVRQWAALVVLMLPVLLVSVDNTVLSFALPSISKALEPSGTGMLWIIDAYPLVLAGLLVAMGSLGDRIGRRRLLLIGSIGFAAVSVGAAFAPSTEWLIASRAALGFFGAMLMPSTLSLLRSVFVDRDQRRLAIAVWASGFAAGAALGPIVGGVLIEHYWWGAVFLLAVPVLIPLLVFAPILIPESRDPNPGPVDVVSILLSLATMAPIVYGIKSLAADGVNAVAVAAIVVGVVAGLLFVRRQLRRPIPMLDMRLFRNRAFSGAVVVNLLSVISLVGFLFFVSQHLQLVLGLNPIDAALVLLPGLVTMIVAGLVVVPIARRVRPGILVPIGVLVSGAGYGIIALLGGAAPASTLMLAFIALGAGIGAAETVSNELIIASAPADKSGAASAVSETAYELGAVLGTATLGTILTASYRAAVVVPDGLDVAQRAAAHETLGGATSVAEALPDGLAAQLLESARHAFDSGVALTAGIGVLLMVSAAVVAFVALRRIRA, from the coding sequence ATGACCGGCCCGATCGTCGCATCCACGCCTGTCGACGCAGGACGCGGCCCGGGCGAGACCCGGCCGGCTCTGCGAAGAGCCGGTGTGCGCCAGTGGGCGGCTCTCGTCGTGCTGATGCTTCCCGTTCTCCTCGTGTCGGTGGACAACACGGTGCTGAGCTTCGCGCTTCCGTCGATCTCGAAAGCCCTCGAACCGAGCGGCACAGGCATGCTCTGGATCATCGACGCATACCCGCTCGTGCTCGCCGGACTCCTCGTCGCCATGGGCAGCCTCGGCGACCGGATCGGGCGGCGACGCCTGCTCCTGATCGGTTCGATCGGGTTCGCCGCGGTATCGGTGGGTGCCGCCTTCGCGCCCTCGACCGAATGGCTGATCGCCTCGCGTGCGGCGCTCGGATTCTTCGGTGCGATGCTGATGCCGTCGACCCTGTCCCTCCTGCGCAGCGTATTCGTCGACCGCGACCAGCGTCGCCTGGCGATCGCTGTGTGGGCGTCCGGCTTCGCGGCGGGCGCCGCTCTCGGGCCGATCGTCGGGGGAGTGCTGATCGAGCACTACTGGTGGGGAGCCGTCTTCCTGCTCGCGGTGCCGGTGCTCATCCCGCTCCTGGTATTCGCCCCGATCCTCATTCCGGAGTCGCGCGACCCGAATCCGGGACCCGTCGACGTGGTCAGCATCCTGCTGTCTCTCGCGACCATGGCGCCCATCGTCTACGGCATCAAGTCACTCGCAGCCGACGGGGTGAACGCGGTCGCGGTCGCGGCCATCGTGGTGGGAGTGGTCGCGGGGCTGCTGTTCGTGCGCAGGCAGCTGCGTCGACCCATCCCGATGCTCGACATGCGGCTGTTCCGGAACCGCGCGTTCAGCGGTGCGGTGGTCGTGAACCTGCTGAGTGTGATCTCGCTGGTCGGCTTCCTGTTCTTCGTCTCGCAGCACCTGCAGCTCGTGCTCGGTCTCAATCCGATCGACGCCGCCCTGGTCCTCCTGCCGGGGCTGGTGACGATGATCGTCGCGGGGCTCGTGGTCGTTCCGATCGCCCGGCGGGTGCGTCCCGGTATCCTCGTGCCGATCGGGGTGCTGGTGTCAGGCGCAGGCTACGGGATCATCGCCCTCCTCGGCGGCGCGGCTCCGGCATCCACTCTGATGCTCGCGTTCATCGCGCTCGGGGCGGGTATCGGCGCTGCCGAGACCGTCTCGAACGAACTCATCATCGCGAGTGCTCCGGCGGACAAGTCCGGCGCTGCATCCGCGGTCTCGGAGACGGCCTACGAGCTGGGCGCGGTGCTCGGTACCGCGACCCTCGGGACGATCCTCACCGCGTCATATCGCGCGGCCGTGGTCGTTCCCGACGGACTGGACGTCGCACAGCGTGCCGCAGCGCACGAGACGCTCGGTGGTGCCACTTCTGTCGCGGAAGCGCTGCCGGACGGACTGGCTGCGCAGCTGCTCGAGTCGGCGCGTCACGCGTTCGACAGCGGAGTCGCCCTGACCGCCGGCATCGGCGTGCTGCTCATGGTGTCGGCCGCCGTGGTGGCGTTCGTGGCGCTCCGGAGGATCCGGGCCTAG
- a CDS encoding TetR/AcrR family transcriptional regulator, whose product MAATPSARDRILDAFEELLIEHGERASTLDAVARGAGVSKGGLLYHFASKDALVEGVLDRLAAQVQLDLERMRAAPAGPVEYFIRTSVSSQSPLDRTIIAVARLAQGANPRARESLQRMQADWLAIIEEAVHDPAVARAVMLLGDGMYYNSALLPSAGAVVASDEDMDRLLEVVADLIERRS is encoded by the coding sequence ATGGCCGCAACCCCGTCCGCCCGCGATCGCATCCTCGACGCGTTCGAGGAACTGCTGATCGAGCACGGCGAACGCGCGTCGACGCTCGATGCCGTCGCACGCGGCGCCGGGGTCTCCAAAGGCGGTCTCCTCTACCACTTCGCGTCGAAAGACGCCCTCGTCGAGGGTGTGCTCGACAGGCTCGCAGCGCAGGTCCAACTCGACCTCGAGCGCATGCGAGCCGCGCCTGCCGGACCGGTCGAGTACTTCATCCGAACCTCCGTGTCCTCACAGAGTCCGCTCGACCGCACGATCATCGCCGTCGCACGCCTCGCCCAGGGTGCGAACCCCCGCGCACGCGAGTCGCTCCAGCGCATGCAGGCCGACTGGCTGGCGATCATCGAAGAAGCCGTGCACGACCCGGCCGTCGCGCGCGCCGTCATGCTGCTCGGCGACGGCATGTACTACAACTCGGCGCTCCTCCCCAGCGCCGGTGCCGTGGTCGCATCGGACGAAGACATGGACCGGCTGCTGGAGGTCGTGGCCGATCTCATCGAACGCCGTTCCTGA